A part of Victivallis lenta genomic DNA contains:
- a CDS encoding SU10 major capsid protein: MLYSYSFQNKKRDLSDVLSTVIKDEPRFISLFKPSEDATQQKHEWLEDQLTGRSVTVTAVSSGTLSASAADLAKLKVGTLVVVKDDSALFRVATVTSSGFTVALVSANGSKTAAPAADDVLSIVSTPVQEGSNPGDGDETGLTGQTGFNCTQIFRKDIILSGSALAVNVFGTVDNQLNKQTAFALGELARDLNRVALFGRRVEATASARGEAGGLYFFGCGDNGLSVDASAAALDSVVVNDAAQAVLGAGGDPSLILCSPGQARVLSNEYKNQLQIVRSDDRRGAYVAVIVNEINGRGMTVMADPDMPDTDSWIIDPAGFGLASLKGRAITDSDATPKGFDGIKRMALGEVTFVFRNAGARLCRISNLKASATALAALRGGN; encoded by the coding sequence ATGTTGTACAGCTACAGTTTCCAGAATAAGAAGCGCGACCTCTCCGACGTGCTTTCGACCGTGATCAAGGACGAGCCGCGTTTTATCAGCCTCTTCAAGCCGAGCGAGGATGCGACGCAGCAGAAGCACGAGTGGCTTGAGGACCAGCTGACCGGGCGCAGCGTGACGGTCACTGCCGTTTCGTCCGGCACGCTGTCGGCCTCGGCCGCCGACCTCGCGAAGCTGAAGGTCGGTACGCTCGTGGTCGTGAAGGACGATTCGGCGCTTTTCCGGGTTGCCACGGTGACGTCGTCGGGCTTCACCGTCGCGCTGGTCAGCGCGAACGGTTCCAAGACCGCAGCGCCGGCGGCGGACGACGTGCTGTCGATCGTTTCGACGCCGGTGCAGGAGGGCAGCAACCCCGGCGACGGCGACGAAACCGGCCTGACCGGACAGACCGGGTTCAACTGCACGCAGATTTTCCGCAAGGACATCATTCTCTCCGGCAGTGCGCTCGCGGTCAATGTTTTCGGCACGGTCGACAACCAGCTCAACAAGCAGACCGCCTTTGCGCTCGGCGAGCTGGCGCGCGACCTGAACCGCGTGGCGCTTTTCGGCCGCCGGGTCGAAGCGACCGCGTCGGCGCGCGGCGAAGCGGGCGGGCTCTACTTCTTCGGCTGCGGCGACAACGGGCTCTCGGTCGATGCTTCTGCCGCCGCGCTCGACAGCGTCGTGGTGAACGATGCGGCTCAGGCAGTGCTCGGCGCGGGCGGCGACCCGTCGCTGATCCTCTGCTCGCCGGGACAGGCGCGGGTTCTGTCGAACGAGTATAAGAACCAGCTGCAGATCGTCCGTTCCGACGACCGGCGCGGCGCCTATGTCGCGGTGATCGTGAACGAGATCAACGGTCGCGGCATGACGGTCATGGCCGATCCTGACATGCCGGACACCGACAGCTGGATCATCGATCCGGCCGGTTTCGGCCTGGCCAGCCTGAAAGGACGCGCGATCACCGACTCGGATGCGACGCCGAAGGGGTTCGACGGCATCAAGCGCATGGCGCTCGGGGAAGTCACTTTCGTCTTCAGGAACGCCGGCGCGCGTCTCTGCCGGATCAGCAACCTGAAGGCCAGCGCGACCGCGCTTGCGGCGCTCCGCGGCGGAAACTGA